A window of the Lolium perenne isolate Kyuss_39 chromosome 7, Kyuss_2.0, whole genome shotgun sequence genome harbors these coding sequences:
- the LOC127312766 gene encoding uncharacterized protein — protein MAAFAADEFFLDIDEDGPGALGEASYFSFSDEEHQFIHSDIAPGFDIETLTPTPGSPFSFDSDHDHDLSPPLFHMRTAISPSRSPPFWDCLEEDLADNLAGVLDWEEIPDSADDASVPVGTGGTGPVRGQAGEGIGEVDPDVFGFFSERDILGVMEGIDSGDESLFSDEPPFNFGDLDDEGQEIDDMFRSVGWEEVIPATLDDDDEFEVLPGHMVDAAVGGAPPAARAAVERLQVVVIGGEDAAQGCAVCKDGIVQGELATRLPCAHFYHGDCIGPWLAIRNSCPVCRYELPTDDPDYEKQRARRCSAGASVGSPMHI, from the coding sequence ATGGCGGCGTTCGCCGCCGACGAGTTCTTCCTCGACATCGACGAGGACGGGCCGGGGGCGCTCGGCGAGGCCTCCTACTTCTCCTTCTCCGACGAGGAGCACCAGTTCATCCACTCCGACATCGCCCCCGGCTTCGACATCGAAACCCTAACCCCGACCCCCGGCTCCCCCTTCTCCTTCGActccgaccacgaccacgacctctCCCCGCCCCTCTTCCACATGCGCACCGCCATCTCCCCGTCCCGCTCCCCGCCCTTCTGGGACTGCCTCGAGGAGGACCTCGCCGACAACCTCGCCGGCGTCCTCGACTGGGAGGAGATCCCCGACTCCGCCGACGACGCATCCGTCCCCGTGGGCACCGGCGGGACCGGGCCCGTCCGAGGCCAAGCCGGCGAAGGGATCGGAGAGGTCGACCCCGACGTGTTCGGCTTCTTCAGCGAGCGGGACATCCTGGGCGTGATGGAGGGCATCGACAGCGGGGACGAGTCCCTCTTCTCCGACGAGCCGCCCTTCAACTTCGGCGACCTCGACGACGAGGGCCAGGAGATCGACGACATGTTCCGCAGCGTGGGGTGGGAGGAGGTGATCCCTGCTAccctcgacgacgacgacgagttcgaggtGCTGCCAGGCCACATGGTGGACGCGGCGGTGGGGGGCGCGCCGCCTGCTGCCCGCGCAGCGGTGGAGCGGCTCCAGGTGGTGGTGATCGGCGGGGAGGACGCCGCGCAGGGCTGCGCCGTCTGCAAGGACGGGATCGTGCAGGGGGAGCTGGCCACCCGGCTGCCCTGCGCGCACTTCTACCACGGCGACTGCATCGGCCCGTGGCTCGCCATCCGCAACTCGTGCCCCGTGTGCCGCTACGAGCTGCCCACCGATGACCCCGATTACGAGAAGCAGCGGGCGAGGCGGTGCTCTGCTGGCGCCTCGGTGGGTTCGCCTATGCACATATGA